The following are encoded together in the Cicer arietinum cultivar CDC Frontier isolate Library 1 chromosome 2, Cicar.CDCFrontier_v2.0, whole genome shotgun sequence genome:
- the LOC101509794 gene encoding uncharacterized protein: MPLTHDGQNYTESGSSSQSNVSSLYVLPEKHILESVLDVLQRNDPEEFFAKPVINPNGVEDYDRIAKTPLDFGTIRAKINKELYISVEDFKFDVYLLCFNALSVHHPYSRPYQVAEAIQNLAIRVFEDVSVAGLQRFNLESLATETPLSSPSRIPQVGQPKSIGHARFRHISHTENSIESPTTNIIPNISQPWITPQAVVAPSLAEAATTLENEKSLMIGFKGSLPPDICYNVSGTQPNHQTLGSNLPRQENTIARVTSLSSYLHKRESNANGGSVRQNNTCTMIPQFVDKHVASSSKDGVGASSSHMRVFSSQDENFATRANNPNISLYGLNSVSERTNSKSNVDGYFQGLVIPSTIFHFNQSNEQSLYQAKQNLSGFPINGYSDMAVKVGQVSPMGPFPMLQQFMSSSSGFASQVFPSSSSNNVMRGNMKGKEIDQDGDDEEELNLDLKL, encoded by the exons CTTACACATGATGGACAAAACTACACTGAGAGTGGGAGTTCTTCACAGTCAAATG TATCATCTCTTTATGTTCTGCCCGAAAAGCACATACTTGAATCTGTCCTTGATGTCCTACAAAG GAATGATCCGGAAGAGTTCTTTGCTAAGCCAGTTATTAATCCTAAT GGGGTAGAGGATTATGACAGGATTGCCAAGACACCGTTGGATTTTGGAACAATAAGGGCCAAAATCAATAAGGAACTTTACATAAGCGTGGAAGATTTTAAG TTTGATGTGTATCTACTGTGCTTCAATGCTTTGAGTGTTCATCACCCATACTCAAGACCTTACCAAGTG gcCGAAGCTATACAAAATCTTGCAATAAGGGTTTTTGAAGATGTAAGTGTTGCTGGGCTTCAACGTTTTAATTTGGAATCTTTGGCCACAGAGACACCATTATCATCCCCAAGTAGAATACCTCAAGTTGGACAACCTAAAAGCATAGGGCATGCAAGGTTTCGTCACATAAGTC ATACAGAAAACAGTATTGAAAGTCCAACAACAAACATCATTCCAAATATCTCACAACCATGGATCACTCCTCAAGCTGTAGTTGCACCATCTTTAGCAGAGGCAGCCACAACacttgaaaatgaaaaaagtttGATGATTGGTTTCAAAGGTTCATTGCCGCCGGACATCTGTTACAATGTTTCCGGCACTCAACCTAATCATCAGACTCTAGGAAGTAATCTTCCTAGACAAGAAAACACTATTGCTCGTGTTACTTCTCTTTCAAGCTATCTTCACAAAAGAGAAAGTAACGCGAATG GCGGTAGTGTTAGACAGAACAACACATGTACTATGATACCACAATTTGTGGACAAACATGTTGCTTCAAGTTCAAAAGATGGTGTTGGTGCAAGTTCAAGCCATATGAGAGTTTTTTCTTCACAAGATGAAAATTTTGCAACAAGGGCTAATAATCCAAACATTTCTTTGTATGGTTTAAACAGTGTTAGTGAAAGAACAAACTCAAAATCAAATGTTGATGGTTACTTTCAAGGATTGGTAATTCCATCAACAATATTTCACTTCAACCAAAGTAATGAACAAAGTTTATATCAAGCCAAACAGAACCTTAGTGGTTTTCCTATAAATGGTTATAGTGACATGGCAGTGAAGGTTGGTCAGGTGAGTCCAATGGGACCATTTCCTATGCTACAACAGTTCATGTCATCATCATCAGGTTTTGCTTCTCAAGTGTTTCCTTCAAGCTCAAGCAACAATGTAATGAGAGGAAATATGAAAgggaaagaaatagatcaagatGGTGATGATGAAGAGGAGCTAAACTTGGATCTTAAACTCTAG
- the LOC101509471 gene encoding uncharacterized protein, which translates to MRVRTNFPLLFLFTYFLSSILSSAQTPLKNHVSARLLDANLQECAFKSFSTPKTGVPYDANVPSNLTGIKVSALRLRSGSLKTRGFERYKEFEIPKGVIEKPYVKSVTLVYQNLGNWSQKIYPLDGYSYLAPILGLLAYDATNLYASKLDELELRASSEPILVKFPYVKKSPQFGVLPKCVYFDLYGYVKFDTLLNGNVCSIFQHGHVSIVVESNSSTTIPSESGRGNKKFKLRILISSLVVGIVWVIILGLVIIRIIQAKEERKIKQLELEIDCNRTWNISSIGDTKAPLALGTRTRPMIENDYVP; encoded by the coding sequence ATGAGGGTCAGAACAAATTTTCCTCTTCTATTCTTATTCACatattttctttcttcaatACTTTCAAGTGCTCAAACACCACTCAAGAATCATGTTTCAGCTCGTTTACTTGATGCAAATCTTCAAGAATGTGCTTTTAAGTCATTTTCCACACCAAAAACAGGTGTACCTTATGATGCTAATGTACCCTCCAACTTAACAGGGATTAAAGTTTCAGCATTGAGGCTTAGGAGTGGAAGTTTGAAAACAAGAGGTTTCGAAAGGTACAAAGAATTTGAGATCCCAAAAGGGGTTATTGAAAAACCTTATGTTAAAAGTGTTACATTGGTGTATCAAAATTTAGGTAATTGGTCTCAAAAAATTTACCCTTTAGATGGTTATTCATATTTAGCCCCTATTCTTGGTTTATTAGCCTATGATGCAACAAATTTGTATGCTTCAAAGTTAGATGAATTGGAATTAAGAGCATCTAGTGAGCCAATTTTGGTTAAGTTCCCTTATGTAAAAAAATCACCACAATTTGGGGTATTACCTAAGTGTGTGTATTTTGATTTGTATGGTTATGTGAAGTTTGATACTTTATTAAATGGAAATGTTTGTTCAATATTTCAACACGGACATGTTTCAATTGTTGTGGaatcaaattcatcaacaaCAATTCCTAGTGAAAGTGGTCGTgggaataaaaaatttaagttgagGATTTTGATTTCATCTTTGGTTGTTGGGATTGTGTGGGTGATTATATTGGGTCTAGTGATAATTAGAATTATACAAGCTAAAGAAGAGAGAAAGATTAAGCAATTGGAATTGGAAATTGATTGCAATAGAACTTGGAATATATCATCTATTGGTGACACCAAAGCACCTTTGGCATTAGGGACTCGTACAAGACCAATGATTGAAAATGATTATGTTCCTTAG